The Pseudofrankia inefficax genome window below encodes:
- a CDS encoding type II toxin-antitoxin system RelE family toxin: MSEKFRIVLAPSAQKDLERLPELVAVDVRRFLDGALLRDPYKAGRPLGEQTAKTARNHGEQGATPSSTMFEATEHHWRILYRVDANTRTIRVMVVGHRPRVVRRLAEPGSRLPFVDRFR, translated from the coding sequence GTGAGCGAGAAGTTCCGGATCGTGCTCGCGCCGTCGGCGCAGAAGGACCTTGAGCGGCTGCCCGAGCTGGTCGCCGTCGACGTCCGGCGGTTCCTGGACGGCGCGCTGCTCCGGGACCCCTACAAGGCCGGCCGGCCGCTCGGCGAGCAGACGGCGAAGACCGCCCGCAACCACGGCGAGCAGGGCGCGACCCCGTCATCGACGATGTTCGAGGCGACCGAGCACCACTGGCGCATCCTCTACCGGGTCGACGCGAACACCCGCACGATCCGGGTCATGGTCGTCGGCCACCGTCCCCGGGTCGTGCGCCGGCTGGCCGAGCCGGGGTCCCGGCTCCCGTTCGTCGACCGCTTCCGCTGA
- a CDS encoding HAD family hydrolase, with protein sequence MVADGVTADGVTAGDGETGGRADGPTAVIFDLDGVLIDSEQVWDEIRRRLVAERGGTWLPDSTRAMMGMSTPEWAAYLVGLGIGMTADEVAAEVLHRLGERYGEAPPLIDGAVDAVRALAAGLPLAVASSSPRVIIERVLRVAGLADAFRTFVSSEEVARGKPAPDVYLEAARRLGIEAGRCVAVEDSTNGVRAAAAAGMPVVVVPNPHFPPSAEAVALAAVRVEHIGDLTPATVRAAYA encoded by the coding sequence ATGGTGGCGGACGGCGTGACGGCGGACGGCGTGACGGCGGGCGACGGCGAGACGGGCGGCCGCGCCGACGGCCCGACGGCGGTGATCTTCGATCTCGACGGCGTGCTGATCGACTCCGAGCAGGTCTGGGACGAGATCCGCAGGCGGCTGGTCGCCGAGCGCGGCGGGACCTGGCTGCCCGACAGCACCCGGGCGATGATGGGCATGTCGACGCCGGAGTGGGCCGCCTACCTGGTCGGGCTGGGCATCGGGATGACGGCCGACGAGGTGGCCGCCGAGGTGCTGCACCGGCTCGGCGAGCGGTACGGCGAGGCGCCGCCGCTCATCGACGGGGCGGTCGACGCCGTGCGGGCGCTCGCCGCCGGGCTGCCGCTGGCCGTCGCGTCGTCGTCGCCACGGGTGATCATCGAGCGGGTGCTGCGCGTCGCCGGGCTCGCCGACGCGTTCCGGACGTTCGTCTCCTCCGAGGAGGTCGCCCGGGGCAAGCCCGCGCCGGACGTCTATCTGGAGGCCGCCCGCCGGCTCGGCATCGAGGCCGGCCGGTGCGTCGCCGTGGAGGACTCGACCAACGGCGTGCGGGCCGCTGCCGCCGCAGGCATGCCGGTGGTCGTCGTCCCGAACCCGCACTTCCCACCGTCGGCCGAGGCGGTCGCGCTCGCCGCCGTCCGGGTCGAGCACATCGGTGACCTGACGCCGGCCACGGTCCGCGCCGCCTACGCCTAG
- a CDS encoding CoA-binding protein — MRYGDDETVRGMLADTHTWAVVGLSTNTSRVAYQIARYLREHGKRVIPVHPSKPTIAGEQGYAAVTDIPFPVDVVDVFVRSELAGPVVDDAIAAGAKGVWLQLGVRDDAAAARAERAGLRVVMDTCPKIEAPLVGW; from the coding sequence ATGCGCTACGGAGACGACGAGACAGTCCGCGGGATGCTGGCCGACACCCACACCTGGGCGGTCGTCGGGCTGTCGACCAACACGAGCCGGGTCGCCTACCAGATCGCGCGGTACCTGCGGGAGCACGGCAAGCGGGTGATCCCGGTGCATCCGTCGAAGCCGACGATCGCCGGCGAGCAGGGCTACGCGGCGGTGACCGACATCCCGTTCCCGGTCGACGTCGTGGACGTGTTCGTCCGCTCGGAGCTCGCCGGCCCGGTGGTCGACGACGCGATCGCCGCCGGGGCCAAGGGCGTCTGGCTGCAGCTGGGCGTACGCGACGACGCGGCCGCGGCCCGCGCCGAGCGGGCCGGCCTGCGGGTCGTCATGGACACCTGCCCCAAGATCGAGGCCCCGCTCGTCGGCTGGTAG